In one window of Posidoniimonas corsicana DNA:
- a CDS encoding CTP synthase has protein sequence MAKHIFVTGGVVSSLGKGLTSASIGMLLEKRGLSVRMQKLDPYINVDPGTMSPYQHGEVYVLDDGSETDLDLGHYERFTNSPLTRDSNYTTGQIYQSVINKERRGEFLGKTVQVIPHITNEIKGVIERVAETKATNDPTEPPVDVVITEIGGTVGDIESLPFMEAIRQFAIEKGKQECLFIHLTLVPYLKAARELKTKPTQHSVGLLRQIGIQPDVLVCRTEQPISREDREKIALFCNVSLDAVIEERDKDFSIYEVPLSLLDNRLDALICDRLGLKTPDPNLEDWHELLQRLRNPNHEVSIAVVGKYAEHRDAYKSIYEAIDHAGIANRAQIRVSRIRSEDVEAEGPERLLSGYDGILIPGGFGERGIEGKVQAIRFAREKGVPFFGICLGMQCAVVEFARHVMGLEDAHSTEFDKDTPDPVICLLDEQRNVTDKGGTMRLGSQPTSLEPGSKAAQCYGIADVNERHRHRYEFNNCYRSRFDANGMRITGTSPDGTLVEVVEVPDHPWFLAVQYHPEFKSKPIAAQPLFAGFVGAAVQHRMKKRANAAADSQQAETAPGQPAQG, from the coding sequence ATGGCTAAGCATATTTTCGTCACCGGCGGCGTGGTCAGCTCGCTCGGCAAGGGACTCACCAGCGCATCGATCGGCATGCTGCTGGAAAAGCGTGGCCTGTCGGTGCGGATGCAGAAGCTGGACCCGTACATCAACGTCGACCCGGGCACGATGAGCCCCTACCAGCACGGCGAAGTCTACGTCCTGGACGACGGCAGCGAGACCGACCTCGACCTCGGCCACTACGAGCGGTTCACCAACAGCCCGCTGACCCGGGACTCGAACTACACCACGGGACAGATCTACCAGTCGGTCATCAATAAGGAGCGGCGGGGAGAGTTCCTGGGCAAGACGGTCCAGGTAATCCCCCACATCACCAACGAGATCAAAGGCGTCATCGAGCGGGTTGCCGAAACCAAGGCCACCAACGACCCGACCGAGCCCCCGGTAGACGTCGTCATCACCGAGATCGGCGGCACGGTCGGCGATATTGAGAGCCTGCCCTTCATGGAGGCGATCCGCCAGTTCGCCATTGAGAAGGGCAAGCAGGAGTGCTTGTTTATCCACCTTACGTTGGTGCCGTACCTGAAGGCCGCCCGCGAGCTCAAGACCAAGCCAACCCAGCACTCCGTGGGGCTCTTGCGGCAGATTGGCATCCAACCCGACGTGCTGGTCTGCCGGACCGAGCAGCCAATCAGCCGCGAGGACCGCGAGAAGATCGCCCTGTTTTGCAACGTCTCGCTCGACGCGGTCATCGAAGAACGCGACAAGGACTTCTCCATCTACGAGGTCCCGCTGAGCCTGCTGGACAACCGCCTGGACGCCCTGATCTGCGACCGCCTCGGCCTGAAAACGCCGGACCCCAACCTGGAGGACTGGCATGAGCTACTCCAGCGGCTGCGGAATCCGAATCACGAGGTTTCGATTGCGGTTGTCGGCAAGTACGCCGAGCACCGCGACGCCTACAAGTCGATCTACGAGGCGATCGACCACGCCGGCATCGCCAACCGGGCACAGATCCGCGTCAGCCGCATCCGCAGCGAGGACGTGGAAGCCGAAGGCCCCGAGCGGCTCCTCTCAGGCTACGACGGCATCCTAATCCCCGGCGGGTTCGGCGAGCGGGGCATCGAGGGCAAGGTGCAGGCCATCCGCTTCGCCCGCGAAAAGGGCGTGCCGTTCTTCGGGATCTGCCTGGGGATGCAGTGCGCCGTGGTTGAGTTCGCCCGGCACGTGATGGGCCTGGAGGACGCCCACTCGACCGAGTTCGACAAAGACACCCCCGACCCCGTGATCTGCCTGCTGGACGAGCAACGCAACGTCACGGACAAGGGCGGCACGATGCGGCTCGGCTCGCAGCCCACCAGCCTGGAGCCCGGCAGCAAGGCGGCCCAGTGCTACGGGATCGCCGACGTGAACGAACGCCACCGGCACCGCTACGAGTTCAACAACTGTTACCGCAGCCGCTTCGACGCCAACGGCATGCGGATCACCGGCACCAGCCCGGACGGCACGCTGGTCGAGGTGGTGGAAGTCCCCGACCACCCGTGGTTCCTAGCGGTGCAGTACCACCCTGAATTCAAGAGCAAGCCGATCGCCGCCCAGCCGCTGTTCGCCGGATTCGTCGGGGCGGCCGTGCAGCACCGCATGAAGAAGCGGGCCAACGCCGCCGCCGACTCGCAGCAGGCCGAAACCGCCCCGGGACAGCCCGCCCAGGGCTAG
- a CDS encoding DUF1844 domain-containing protein has protein sequence MEDQPQGEKPKIIIDEDWKTQVQAEKEAAKSGSPDGDAPADTPAAEPVDAAADQPFPDDPEMPPASFEMLITGLATEAMMALGQIPHPVTGEAKPRRNQAKYLIDTIGVLQDKTKGNLAPEEAEAVEGLLHQLRMAFVHSAPS, from the coding sequence ATGGAAGACCAGCCGCAGGGCGAAAAGCCCAAGATCATCATCGACGAGGACTGGAAGACCCAAGTCCAGGCCGAAAAGGAAGCCGCCAAGTCTGGCAGCCCCGATGGCGACGCCCCGGCCGACACTCCTGCGGCCGAGCCGGTCGACGCCGCCGCCGATCAGCCGTTCCCGGACGACCCGGAGATGCCGCCCGCGTCATTCGAGATGTTGATCACCGGGCTCGCCACCGAGGCGATGATGGCCCTCGGGCAGATCCCGCACCCCGTCACCGGCGAGGCGAAGCCCCGACGCAATCAGGCCAAGTACCTGATCGACACCATCGGCGTGCTGCAGGATAAGACCAAGGGCAACCTGGCGCCCGAAGAGGCCGAGGCCGTTGAGGGCCTGCTGCACCAGCTGCGGATGGCGTTCGTCCACTCCGCTCCGAGCTGA
- a CDS encoding MraZ N-terminal domain-containing protein, producing MLLGESIRSLDDRYRLTLPPEMCEELAAEDGECLLAKEQPGCLGLWRPAQMKERLEQGRKILESKIAAGRLEGRLAEVQSLGRLLSTRHRGVQLAGRGRLVIPEGFREFLGVEPGGTVVVVGAAVCVELWRPEAWSQTIGQQMPEFGKLFEELTA from the coding sequence GTGCTACTTGGTGAGTCGATCCGGAGCCTGGACGATCGTTACCGTCTGACGCTGCCGCCCGAGATGTGCGAGGAGCTGGCGGCCGAGGACGGCGAGTGCCTGCTGGCCAAAGAGCAGCCCGGCTGCCTGGGGCTGTGGCGCCCGGCTCAGATGAAGGAACGGCTCGAGCAGGGCCGGAAGATACTCGAATCAAAGATCGCCGCGGGGAGGCTCGAGGGGAGGCTGGCCGAGGTGCAATCGCTCGGCCGCCTGCTGTCGACCCGCCACCGGGGCGTGCAGCTAGCCGGCCGCGGCCGGCTGGTCATACCAGAGGGCTTTCGCGAGTTCCTCGGCGTCGAGCCGGGGGGCACGGTCGTTGTGGTCGGCGCCGCGGTGTGCGTCGAGCTGTGGCGACCAGAGGCTTGGTCCCAGACCATCGGCCAGCAGATGCCCGAGTTTGGAAAGCTGTTTGAGGAGCTCACCGCCTAG